In one Culex quinquefasciatus strain JHB chromosome 2, VPISU_Cqui_1.0_pri_paternal, whole genome shotgun sequence genomic region, the following are encoded:
- the LOC6050061 gene encoding ATPase family AAA domain-containing protein 1-B → MSGSSSITRNEVVQFVLRISLVSIVTYYSAKWLMKNLDPTNKSKKKAIEKAEDILRKLGPNIKRQAVTNLNDYELVIASHLVVPENISVSWDSIAGLDHVCQEIKESLVFPVCHRDMFSGSALYQAPKGVLLYGPPGCGKTLIAKATAKEAGMRFINLDVAMLTDKWYGESQKLASAVFSLAVKIQPCIIFIDEIDSFLRARNSSDHEATAMMKTQFMMLWDGLNTESDSTVIVMGATNRPQDLDKAILRRMPAQFHIGLPSEDQRLKILQLILRQEKLSRDVEYAQLARMTNGYSGSDLREMCRNASVYRIRKVMREKSKEMAAAAAAAASTSNGTVANGNCNGRVPAPIAAGSPILEETPAITMDDLVESLRNMKHSKYNSGLVNDARIDLD, encoded by the exons ATGTCCGGCTCGTCCAGTATCACCCGCAATGAGGTGGTCCAGTTCGTGCTGCGGATCTCGCTGGTGTCCATCGTGACGTACTACTCGGCGAAATGGCTCATGAAGAACCTGGACCCGACCAACAAGAGCAAAAAGAAGGCCATCGAAAAGGCAGAGGACATCCTGCGGAA ACTCGGTCCGAACATCAAGCGCCAGGCGGTGACTAACCTGAACGATTACGAGCTGGTGATTGCGTCGCACCTGGTCGTGCCGGAGAACATCAGCGTCAGCTGGGACAGCATCGCCGGGCTCGACCACGTCTGCCAGGAGATCAAGGAGAGTCTGGTGTTTCCGGTGTGCCATCGGGACATGTTCTCCGGTTCGGCGCTGTACCAGGCCCCGAAGGGTGTGCTGCTGTACGGACCACCTG GTTGCGGCAAGACACTGATTGCCAAGGCCACGGCCAAGGAGGCGGGAATGCGTTTTATCAATCTGGACGTGGCCATGCTTACGGACAAGTGGTACGGAGAGTCGCAGAAGCTCGCTTCGGCCGTGTTTTCGCTGGCGGTTAAGATTCAACCGTGCATCATCTTCATCGACGAGATCGATTCGTTCCTGCGGGCGCGTAATTCCTCCGACCACGAGGCCACCGCCATGATGAAGACCCAGTTTATGATGTTGTGGGACGGGTTGAACACCGAGTCGGATTCGACGGTTATCGTGATGGGTGCCACCAACCGGCCCCAGGATCTGGACAAGGCCATCCTGCGTCGCATGCCTGCTCAGTTCCACATCGGACTGCCGAGCGAGGACCAGCGGTTGAAGATCTTGCAGTTGATTTTGCGCCAGGAAAAGCTGTCCCGCGATGTCGAGTACGCCCAGTTGGCCCGCATGACAAACGGCTACTCCGGATCGGACCTGCGCGAGATGTGCCGAAACGCGTCCGTCTACCGCATCCGCAAGGTCATGCGAGAGAAGAGCAAGGAaatggcggcggcggcagcagctGCAGCAAGTACTTCCAACGGGACGGTGGCCAACGGAAACTGCAACGGACGGGTGCCGGCCCCGATCGCGGCTGGTTCGCCCATTTTGGAAGAGACCCCGGCCATCACGATGGACGACCTGGTTGAGTCGCTGCGGAACATGAAACACTCCAAGTACAATTCCGGTCTCGTCAACGATGCTCGCATAGATTTAGACTAA
- the LOC6050062 gene encoding CTP synthase, with protein sequence MHCCRRAIASGCSQFFPAVSRVRFASGVSPLGRRPTVPAATSEAAMKYILVTGGVISGVGKGVIASSFGTLLHACGINVTSIKIDPYINIDAGTFSPYEHGEVYVLDDGGEVDLDLGNYERFLDITLHRDNNITTGKVYKQVIERERIGDYLGKTVQVVPHITDAIQEWVERVAKSPVKGDVTPEVCVVELGGTIGDIEGMPFVEAFRQFQFRVKRENFCVAHVSLVPSPRSTGEPKTKPTQASVRELRGLGLSPDLIVCRSEKPIGNEVKDKISNFCHVAPEQVICIHDLSSIYHVPLLMDEAGVIDFLSERLQLNLPVRPARFMQSWRDLAERVDNVYKKVNIALVGKYTKLEDSYASVSKSLLHASLAVGYKLNLKFIEACHLERQTKQETPHLYYEAWQSLTNSHGVIVPGGFGSRGIEGKIRACQWSRENKKPFLGICLGLQAAVIEFARNVLNFENANSTEVDPQTAYPMVIDMPEHHPGHMGGTMRLGKRTTIFKDEKSKIRQLYNNASQIEERHRHRYEVNPDFVAQLETRGLKFVGHDSEKTRMEIIELEGHPYYVATQFHPEYLSRPLKPSPPFLGLILAAVGKLDTYLQQGNKLSSASSAHVTSESSSDDDAALFSTNSLLKKMQLNGKPKAGSPLATIGDGAEGSAGTSTKCNGTHEADCAHESK encoded by the exons ATGCACTGCTGTCGCCGTGCCATCGCCAGCGGCTGCTCCCAGTTCTTCCCGGCAGTGAGTCGCGTTCGGTTTGCCTCCGGAGTGTCCCCACTTGGCAGAAGACCAACAGTGCCAGCAGCAACCAGTGAAGCAGCTATGAAGTATATCCTCGTCACCGGCGGAGTCATCAGTGGCGTCGGCAAGGGCGTCATCGCGAGCTCGTTCGGCACGCTGCTGCACGC ATGTGGCATCAACGTCACCTCGATCAAGATCGATCCGTACATCAACATTGACGCGGGGACGTTCTCGCCGTACGAGCAtg GTGAGGTGTACGTTTTGGACGATGGCGGCGAGGTCGATCTGGATCTGGGAAACTACGAGCGCTTTTTGGACATTACGCTGCACCGGGACAACAACATTACGACTGGGAAGGTGTACAAGCAGGTCATCGAGCGGGAACGCATCGGCGACTATTTGGGCAAGACCGTGCAGG TTGTGCCCCACATTACGGACGCCATTCAAGAGTGGGTCGAGCGCGTGGCCAAGTCGCCGGTGAAGGGAGACGTAACGCCGGAAGTTTGCGTTGTTGAGCTGGGCGGAACCATCGGTGACATCGAGGGAATGCCCTTCGTTGAGGCGTTCCGTCAGTTTCAGTTCCGCGTGAAGCGCGAGAACTTTTGCGTTGCGCACGTGTCGCTGGTTCCGTCGCCGAGGTCCACCGGCGAACCCAAAACCAAACCGACCCAGGCCAGCGTACGCGAGTTGCGTGGTTTGGGACTGAGTCCGGATCTGATCGTGTGCCGGTCGGAGAAACCAATCGGCAACGAGGTGAAGGACAAGATCAGCAACTTTTGCCACGTCGCGCCCGAGCAGGTCATCTGCATCCACGATCTGTCGTCGATCTACCACGTGCCTCTGTTGATGGACGAGGCAGGCGTGATTGACTTCTTGAGCGAGCGGTTGCAGCTGAATCTGCCGGTGCGGCCGGCCCGGTTCATGCAAAGCTGGCGCGACCTGGCGGAACGCGTCGACAACGTGTACAAGAAGGTCAACATTGCGCTGGTGGGAAAGTACACCAAGCTGGAGGATTCGTACGCGTCCGTGTCCAAGTCGCTGCTGCACGCCTCCCTTGCCGTTGGCTACAAACTGAATCTGAAGTTCATCGAAGCTTGCCACCTGGAGCGGCAAACCAAGCAGGAAACTCCGCACCTGTACTACGAGGCCTGGCAGAGTCTCACCAACAGTCA CGGCGTCATCGTTCCGGGCGGCTTCGGCTCGCGAGGCATCGAGGGCAAGATCCGCGCCTGCCAGTGGAGCCGCGAGAACAAGAAGCCCTTCCTGGGAATCTGCTTGGGCTTGCAAGCGGCCGTTATCGAGTTTGCGAGGAATGTGTTGAACTTTGAG AACGCAAATTCAACCGAGGTGGACCCGCAAACAGCCTACCCCATGGTGATCGATATGCCGGAGCACCACCCCGGCCATATGGGTGGAACGATGCGGCTTGGCAAACGAACCACGATCTTTAAGGACGAGAAGAGTAAAATCA GACAACTCTACAACAACGCCAGCCAGATCGAGGAGCGCCACCGCCATCGCTACGAGGTCAACCCGGACTTTGTGGCCCAGCTCGAAACGCGCGGCCTCAAGTTCGTCGGTCACGACTCCGAAAAGACCCGCATGGAGATCATCGAGCTCGAGGGTCACCCGTACTACGTCGCCACCCAGTTCCACCCGGAGTACCTGTCGCGTCCCCTCAAACCGTCGCCGCCCTTCCTCGGCCTCATCCTCGCCGCGGTCGGCAAGCTGGACACGTACCTGCAGCAGGGCAACAAACTGTCCTCGGCCAGTTCGGCCCACGTCACCAGCGAAAGCTccagcgacgacgacgccgcGCTCTTCTCCACCAACAGCTTGCTCAAAAAGATGCAGCTCAACGGCAAACCGAAGGCGGGTTCGCCCCTGGCCACGATAGGCGACGGTGCCGAGGGCAGCGCCGGAACTAGCACCAAGTGCAACGGAACGCACGAGGCCGACTGTGCGCACGAGAGCAAGTAG